CACGGGTCTTCTAGtggctccctgcctccctctgcaCATTCACTGACAGCACACACTTCCCTTCCTCAGTGTGCAGAGGATCCCGAGGATCCCATCGCTTGCTACCTGAGGAGCCTTTGCAGGAGTCCTCTCATCTGCCGCCCCATCCTGCTGGATTTCAGCCTAGACAGGAAGCCCTCCAAGATCCTGCAGCCTGGTAAGCAAACACTGTTGCCTTTTGTAATGCTGGGTGGgtgtgggaaggaagggaggagcCGGCTCACcatgctggggaaggagaactGCCTTCACTGCCCACAAAACAGGATCGTTGGAGGATTTCCATGGAATTGTGAGCTCTGTAGCGTAGAGCAAAGATGTCTCAGCAGAACTATGgttacaaaaatacagaaataatatataatattgttGTATAAAGTGACTTTTATATATGGTTGGTTTTACTTTACACAGAAGCATAAAAATAGTACTGAATTATCCTTGCAGTTGTGGTGAGGAACTTGGAACtattctgttaatattttatatgtggttccaggaaaataattaatgtgGTTGCAGGTTGGTTAAACAACCAGGATAGTAATTGTTCTAAGGTGTCAGTGAGAGGTGTGTGCGtatgtggtggtggtgagaaCATGTTTTATTAGCAACCCCCTTCCACTCTCCCATTCCCCAGTGCTGAGGTAACAGGTTTATTTCTACGGGTTGCctcatacattaaaaaaaaagccttctctTTTACAGCAAGTTTTCCAGCCCTGGGATGGGAGGGGTTCTGGCCAGCCAGAGTTACTGTGTGAACTTTCAAACTAAGTGGCTTTCAGCCTTAGTCAGGACGTCAGGTAGAGTCAAGAGTAGGTCTGGAAATCCTCACCACAGCCACAGAATGTAAAGTGCTGAAGAGTTTTGAGTTCATGGCACATGATGCCACAGCTGTGCAGTTGCTCTATTAAGGGGATGTTCTCCTCAAGGCACTCGTGCTAACACCTAGCACTTGGGTATGGGtccaggtgctgcaggggctggcttGTTAAGCTCACCAAAGGATGCTGTGCTTTTGAGTCTGTCTTCTGGACGTGACACTGTACAGCCAGGTTGCTGATGGTGAGAAAAGACACAAAGCTCAGTGCTGCAGCTATGTGAGAAGCGCATCGTTCACAGCAATCCACAATGTAAATGTCAGTTTCCTCTAAGCTGGAGGAATGCTGGCTAAATCCTTTAATCCTGTATTCATTAATCTTCCTGTCCTTTGTGGTCTAGCAGATGCTAAGCAGCTGCTGTAAGGCCTTCCCTCCCCCAGCAACTTTTACATTTGTCTGCTAGAACGTGGCAGGAGCCATCTGCTGAGTTGTTACAGGTTGTGTCCTTCCCCTTCAGCTCCACTGCAGCTGAGAAATTTTCGGAGTGGTGAAGTTGAGTTTGTGTCACAAATGGGACCTCGACAGAGCCTGTTGTGCCTGAACGTGGAAGAAGTGGAACAAAAAGCCTTGTGCTATCTGACCAGAGAGAGGATTGGGAGGACGCCAAGTCACTGCTAAGCGGGAGCCATGGCTTAACATCTCCCCCAGTGGGAGGTGAGTTATGGAAATACTTCCTGGAATTAGGAGCTTTATTCTTTACCCTTTTCCAGTGGGAGCACAGGCTGGCGAGCACAGCATGAAGGGTGTAATCAAGAAGCTGCTGGGACTTACACAATTCTTGAGTTCTGGACCATTGCCACCAGCCATTTTGGACTATGTTTTGTGGGAGAGGTGTTCAGTGTCTCCTGCATGGTAGTCATTGCTCTGGGCCTAAGGCACACAATGTGTGTATTTTATGTTGTAGTATCTACtaaataaagctattaaaatacagtttaaataaCAGTgtctattttaatattcttttactTGCTGTATGGAGAACTGAAGCAGAATGTAGATTCTTGGTTTATGAGCCAGGGCCAGGCCTTTTGCAAATCATTCACTATCTTCATGGGAAACTGCAGTTGCCACAGGGGAAATTCTCCTTAACCCGCTTGAaattattgaaattattttaaatgatttccttcctccaagaggagaagggaagtgAATAAATTACTGTTTGGAGACTAAACCATGGCACTAAATCACAGCACTATACAAGCGTTGTTTTACAGTTTAAACAGTGGCCTGAACGTTACCTGGGGCTGGGAACAAGAAGGATGCAGTGAGCTCTGGTACGAGTTCACAACATGCTACAGGTTTGTCCATCTGCCACTGATTGGGAAGGGAACGACTGCAAGGGTACGTGCCTGTATCTGTAGCGGCATGGCAGCCTAGCTGGTACGACACACGGGAGGGAGATCACCACTTGACATCTGCTTGCAGTGATGGCTGAGTGTTCTGCACttgtttttgtcaaaataaCATCCAGATCCTTCATCCTGTGCTACAGGTTAGTAAATTCACTTCCCCACCTTACTCAGTGTGTAGTGCGTATTTGAACAGCTACTCTATTTTGggtttcatttgttcatttataATTAAACTTCAGGTGATGGGTTTACTGAGCATGTGTAAAGTGTCTTCACTTTCAAGGCCTGCTGGGCACTTCCAGAACAAAGCACAAGTGGCCCAAGACCTGACCAGTGCCTCTATTCGTTCAACAAAGTTCTGATACTCCATCGTAAAGGAGGCTGCAAAACAGCTTAAAGGAAAGGTCTGCACAAGTTTTGCTGtgacagttttttgttgttttttttccccacctcctGCAGAGGCTTTCTTAGAAATGGTAAAAGATTTTGCTGAAGCTCACCCCTCTCccccaagaaaaacaaaagcaaacaaaaataagcttaTCTCAGCCCGAGGAAAACATTGACTGTAAGGACCTAAGATACAGAGAtcaaaatctgattaaaaagtGCAACTGAAAGTATCCTGTAAAATGAAGTAGTAACAAACAGTGCTTCAGAAATAGATAGGAAGTGCTAGATaagagactttaaaaaacaaaaaggcaaatttgTATGTGTAGTCTTAATTGTGTTGAATAACTGGGTTTATTTCTGAACTTGAACTTTCCAGTAATACtattctccctcttttcctcctcattaTTTTAGTCATCTGTCTGCTTCCTCTATTACTACTCTCCTACTCCTCTTAATTCCTGTTACAAATGTAATCATTCATCCTAATAAAGGACTTCAGAGGCTGTTTACCTTTGTGAGGTTGAAAACCTAACATTTACTCCAGTGTTAGCTATTTTCTAATCCATCAGTTAGCCTGTTAGGTATTTTCTAATCCATCAGGGTTTTGCCATTCACAATgcctttttcagaaaaggagatTCATTATGGTTTTCTGAGAAGATTAAATAGATTACTTAcagttttattaatatattcaGAGAATCACAAAACATGAGACAGATAAATCAAATCTCTTTGATTTGCCTGCTTTTAGTGTTCTGGGTTTGAAGGACCATTTCCCAGATCCGTTACAGGTAaccctttttctgtttatctctGTCCACGATCAGAGTTCTGGTCACTGTGTTACTTCAGACAAGAGAACACATCTCGTTCCCATGATCagagtttttcctttatttatgcAACTGTTCTTATCACAATCCTCACTCTCTTTCTGAAGCCAAAGTATCCTGTTGTTGGCATGAGTaacaaatacaaaggaaaaatcaacTGGCTTCACTTTGTGCCACTACGTGCTCTTGGAACTGGGAGTTGGTCTTAAAAATTTCTCAACCCAAGAGGGAAGAAAGCATGAAGCATGTTCCGCGTCAGGGTAGCTGTAATGACTGTTCTGCATGGAAGGACAGAGTTGATCATTTTATAGCTAATTTTTCTGTAGCTCTCCATCACCAGTTTGCTGCAATGCTAATCAATAGCAAAGGCATTTgttctgtggggtttttttttggttttttttcacCTGGCCTTGCAGCCTTGAACTGTATTTGAGGCTCGGAGAGCGCTCAGAGCAGCAAGCCAGAAGTCCACTTTTAGGGTCAAAGAGAAGGttgaggagggaaggaaaataaaatcatagaatcatgaagggaaaatgaagggaagaatAAGTGATGGTGTAGACAATGTAAGAGGAGAACATCTGGAGTTGCAGAAAGTCAGCAGGGAGCCTGTGGTGGGGACAAGCCACGTGTCCCACCTAACTTTGAGCATGGAGAAAGGCTGTAGGCAGGAAGAAGACATGTCCTCCCATTCTGCCAGGCTTGAGTTAAACCTGCTGCTGTAACAGAGCTCAGCAAGAGCTTCCATGTATCGTACCAAGCATATATGCTTATCGATTTCTCTTTCCAAGCTCACCTCCTTGGTCCAGCAGTGTTTCCAGATGTTTTATACTGACAGCAGGCACACAGGAAGCAGAAGCATCCAGTGACAGGCTGGAAGGGAGGAGGACACTGACTCTGTGTTCAGGTTCACCAGCTGCAAGTTGGTCCCCCTGGTAATGCTGAAATCTGTAGCAGAAGAATAGTGAGAGGCTACCAGAATggagaacacagaagaaaagcaaaatgagtgTGTTTCTTCCTCCTAATTTTTCTGAATACTGACAGACCCTGCCTCTTTTGCTGGAACTTGCTGCAGAAGAGGTATGACCCTTTCCATGTACAATAGGGAAAGATATCCAagctcaagaagcatttgcacaacactctcagacatatggtttgatttttgggtggtcctgtgtggagccaacagttggacttgatgatccctgtgggtcccttccaactcaggatatccTATGATACTACAAACTGATTGTAAATACCAGTTTTACAGCAGCAAGATCCTCAATAGTTTTCCAGTTAGTGGGGGAGaggatgagaaaataaattttaaatttttttagtATTCTGTGATGTATGTGCCTGAGATAGCAAAGCTGAAGTCAAGTATCCAAAGGGTTCCCTCCAGTACAGTGTTcctatatttaatttatttatcttcCGAATGAGATATCTGACTGATAATATCAGTACAGAGCACAGATACTTAGCTTGGAAATATAAATCCAAATGTTTTAGTCATGTATGCAATATAACATTGCCAGTAGTAAGTGTCTGACAGTCTTATTATTGAGTGGTACTATGAATCTTATCCATGCTCTTGGTAAGTGTTGCCTACACAAGTTTGCCTTAAAATAAGAGGCTGAAGATTTAGGATGGTGTAGATGACAAATAATTGAATAACATCCTTAAACCCAGCCACATTCCCTTTCAAACCAAGGTCTAGGATCCCAGGTCTTGCACAAAGTTTATGGATCAAATTCTGTTCTGTAAATGCACTGCTGTTAAAGCATAGGTATTTTACCTAAGTGACTACTTACTTCCTTAAATACACGTGTGGAGGTGGCTGTAGTTAATTGTTAAGGCAATCAGATAGGATTGTGAAGTCTATCCCAATGTTTCTAGAGAAgcactgatattttattttttttccttgtaggaTCCAAACTAACAAATGAGTCTAATGCCAGGAAAAATGAAGACCTATTAGTCTAGTGATACCAGTGTGGTGCAGACATGCCTGAACTAGTTTGAAAAGATCTAGTTCATTTGCTAAATCCTAGGTCGTGCTACTAGTAGCACTTCAGCTATGACTGCAAATGGTAGAATGCCACAAATTCCAGCTAAGCCTTTTTTTGTAAGTTTGCTTTCCTGCAAATAAGGACTTTTAAATAAAGGGAGTGGGCTGCAGTCAGAGAAATTGTCACTAGTACCAACTAACGGCCTCCTGGTGTGTCGCAAAAAAAGTGATCTAAACTGAATTGgctgaagaaaatgtcaaaagttGAGGGGGGGATTGTTTGGCTTTTGTTAAGATAGGAAGGAATGCATTCCTATGAAGTGtgtccatccttccttcctgttcCCTGCCCGTTCTGTCCCCGTGCCAAGGGAGCAATCGTTACCATGGAGAAGGTCTGACATAGCAGGACCAAACACAGACTGGTTCCATTACCCCAGAGAGAGACATGCCTGGATTCAGTGGCAGATTTAATGCAATCTACAGACACATCTGACAGGTTTGGGCATCTGCCTATTTGGATAAGGGAATATTGACCAATCTGCCAGATCACATTTTGCTATTTGCGATCCAGCAGTGGAAAGCAAGCAGTGgtcccctgcctccccttcctTTACAGAAACCTCTCACCAACACAGgggaggcagtgctgcaggagccccccagcacGCACGGATGCAGGCTTCTCCCCCCCTGCCATGCACGTGGTCTCTGGGTGGTGTTAAACCCTACCTGTCACCTTGATGTCACCTGTGGCCTTGGCAATGCTGTTTTCAATCACACAGGTGTAGGTGGCGTTAGCAGTAATGTTATGCAGCAGGGAGACCACCTTCAGAGTGATGTTTTCAGAGTTCAGCTCATAGCTGGTGTTGGCAACCCGAGGCAGGCACTTCCCTGTGTCGCTGTAGGCTGTCCAGTGCACGGTGGGTCGAGGGAACCACCGTGGTGCTTTGCACTGCAgcgtgtccctgctgctgctgttctccacCTGGACCTGGGGGGTGCTGAAGGCTTGGGGAGGGAAAGCAGGGAGAGAGTCAGAAGAAGGCAAATATCGAGGAATTGGGCACAAAATGCCCAGCTGTGCCTGCCTGGCAGTTACAGGTATTTCTAGGGCACTACTGCTCAGCATCTCAGCACTGCACGTAGCCACACAAAACGTGGGCTGTACAGGCTGGGCTGCAAGGGGATGAGTGTAGAGGAATAAAGACACCGGGGGCAAGGCACACCGTTTTGACAAGATCTGAGGTTGTGGCACAGCTCCAgcatttttaattctgcttaGCGCTTACAAGCTTGTTAACAACACCTGAACAACACCTATGGCCTCCTGCTGTAGCTCTCACACTAAATGGGGCTGCAGCCAAGGGCAGCACCACCTGAATCTGCTGGGGGTGGGAGCAGGTGAAGGTGTGGCCTTGGATGTAGGACTTGGACCAACCTTCCTGGGTTGAACAAGGCATTTAAAGCTATTGTGAACTCAGTTGTATTTGTGTTAGCCTTTGTCTCCTAAAAAAACACACCTCTATATGTTCACTGTATTTCCGATGTGCACTTACATGAAGAGAAATGACAGCTTTTTAGGAGAGCAGAGTTCACCGctttcaacagaaataaaacactaatACAGCATTTCATGTGTTATCTCTAATGCCTTTGTGTGGATTACCTTGAACATGGAATCAACCAACATAAAAGCAGGCAGATTCACATGGTTTCAAGGAAGGGTAGATACAAGCTGCTCTTCAATCTGTGCAACTGCAAGATGCCATGGAAAAGCCACGGACCCACTTTCCTCTGCTAAGCCCTGAGCTCAAGGTGTGTGGTAGGACCACAGGGGTGCCAGCAAAAGCCAGCTAGAGAAACACCTGTACAGACTCATGTTGTCGGCATCATGTAGTTGGTGTAACTCACCACAAATTAATTAGAAAGAACCAgagacaacaaaaaacaggtgAAACTGCTGAGCTTAGTGGAAGCACATTGTTTTGTGCCAGCAGGGAGTAGGATGACCAAGGCCAGAGGTGTTAGAAGAATTAAACACCCATAAGTGAAAATTCAGCTGTATCAGTACGCCTTTTAAGTTTGGTTCAATCTAGCAAATATGTAATACTTCAGATAACTATGATATGGGCAGTTTATTGCTTTGagagtaattttttaaaatacgtatatatgaattataaaaacaggaaaagattcTGAATATGCTAGAATTTTTACTGTGCAGCAGTTCTGGCTGGAGATATATCTTAAGTCTAGAGAGAAAAGGTTAACTTTTGTCTTTAACAGGGATGAAATCTTGATCTTTGGAAAATCATTTAACAATGCCTGTTCTAAAAATAGAGGCTCTTTGCAGTCAGTTAAGTAGCTAGTAGGCTACGTGTGgtaaatgtaaggaaaaaaaaaaaaaagcaaatgcctAGAAGTGCTAAAATAATCTCCTTTCTCTGAAACAAGGATGTGGAAAGAGAGAGTAAGGCCATTAACAcctctggaaaaggaaaaaaaaaatcctattctctcacatgtaattatttttcctgctctggACACTCAGAAGTTGGGGCATGATCAAAAAAACTCAGCAAAGCCATGCAGCACTTCCTGCCCTTTGGGACTTCATAGAGGTGGGAAAAAATAGTGTCAGCTTTCAGCTTGTGTCACGCCATGGGATGACAGATACGGTAAAGCCACACAATCGAATTTGGCATTTCACAAAACTAACGTTTCCAAACATCACAAGCAGTTTTCAGctgggattttttcccccctctaagACATGTGCAATTCCTTTGGCAAGGCTGGTTTCACCAAACCCGCCTCTCAGGGAGAAGATCCTCATGACCACCATCAGACCTGTCCTACCCAGGTGTGAAGGGCCCCATAGTGGCCACTGCTCACACTGGCTCCAGCACCTGAGTAACCTCAGGTAGGTCACACAGCCACAgcatggctgaggttggcagggacctctggaggccatctggcCCAACAAcctgctcaagcaaggccaCCTGGAGCAAGTGGTCCAGGgccacatccaggtggcttttgaagatttccaggagggagactccacaacctcttctggcaacctgctctagtggcCAGACCTGGCCACGCCAGCCTACATTTCACAGCAggagtttcttttctgtatctctGGGCAGCATTTCCTCACCTCCCGTCTGGTACTGCAGCTCCGCCATCCCGCTCCCTCGGGACGTGGTGACAGAGCACCTGTAGGTACCGGCGTCGGAGAGCTTCACGTCTCTCAGCTCCAGGGAAGCATTTCCACCGATCACCTGGTCCGCAAACACCGCCGTACGGCCATGAAATTCCACGTCTTGCTCTTGCAGGTGGTCCTTCCCCCCTCTAAACTCGTGAACCAGCCCGGCCACTCCAGCCTTTGCCCACCGAATTGCTATGCTGCCCATCCTGATGTCAGGCTCGAAGGTGCAGCCCAAGAGGCCGCTCTGGCCGATGTTCCCAGGGGACGTCAAGGCGGTGACGCTGATGGAGCGCTTTCCTgtgaggagaaagcagagtGGTGTGAGGAAAGGGAGAGTGGAGAGAGGCCAGGCCACCCCACGGATGGACATCAGC
This genomic window from Cygnus olor isolate bCygOlo1 chromosome 1, bCygOlo1.pri.v2, whole genome shotgun sequence contains:
- the VTCN1 gene encoding V-set domain-containing T-cell activation inhibitor 1 encodes the protein MQRTGAVLNTVWVLQAPGVWLVFVGAATMASQGQVIFWSLTMVIIVLAAVIALIIGFGVSGKRSISVTALTSPGNIGQSGLLGCTFEPDIRMGSIAIRWAKAGVAGLVHEFRGGKDHLQEQDVEFHGRTAVFADQVIGGNASLELRDVKLSDAGTYRCSVTTSRGSGMAELQYQTGAFSTPQVQVENSSSRDTLQCKAPRWFPRPTVHWTAYSDTGKCLPRVANTSYELNSENITLKVVSLLHNITANATYTCVIENSIAKATGDIKVTDFSITRGTNLQLVNLNTESVSSSLPACHWMLLLPVCLLSV